The Verrucomicrobiia bacterium genome has a window encoding:
- a CDS encoding ThuA domain-containing protein, whose amino-acid sequence MTKPTPLNPLISFFVSGLLLLTCTVPATVFAAPNPLKVLLIAGGCCHDYAAQKDILKKGLEERANVVVDQIYTDDSSTRPMLPIYGNPNYAKGYDLVIHDECAADINDPAIVQGVLKPHREDGIPGVNLHCAMHCYRIGNPNDPVTLGTPHGYWFEYLGLQSSGHGAQLPIAIDFTAPSNPITKGLTNWTTIHEEHYNNIHIFDTATPLAHGYQVVKQRDGSPKTNDFVVVWTNQYGPKKTRVFSTTIGHNNETVSDPRYLDLVTRGVLWVTGHLNEDGTPAAGYGPGGK is encoded by the coding sequence ATGACCAAGCCTACTCCACTCAACCCACTTATCTCCTTTTTTGTATCAGGATTGCTCCTGCTCACCTGCACCGTTCCCGCCACCGTTTTTGCCGCACCGAATCCTTTGAAAGTTTTACTGATCGCCGGCGGCTGTTGCCATGATTACGCCGCCCAGAAGGACATCCTCAAAAAAGGCCTCGAAGAACGCGCCAATGTGGTCGTTGATCAAATTTACACCGACGACTCCAGCACCAGACCCATGCTTCCCATTTACGGCAACCCAAATTACGCCAAAGGCTATGACCTCGTCATCCACGACGAATGTGCTGCGGACATCAACGACCCCGCAATCGTCCAGGGCGTGCTCAAGCCCCACCGCGAGGACGGCATCCCCGGCGTCAACCTCCATTGCGCCATGCACTGCTATCGCATTGGCAACCCCAACGATCCCGTCACCCTCGGCACACCGCACGGCTACTGGTTTGAATACCTCGGCTTGCAATCAAGCGGACACGGCGCGCAACTGCCCATAGCCATAGATTTCACCGCCCCGTCCAATCCCATCACCAAAGGCCTGACCAACTGGACCACCATCCACGAAGAACATTACAACAACATCCACATCTTCGACACCGCCACGCCACTCGCGCACGGCTATCAAGTCGTCAAGCAACGCGACGGCAGTCCGAAGACTAACGATTTCGTCGTCGTCTGGACCAATCAATACGGCCCGAAGAAAACCCGCGTCTTCAGCACCACCATCGGACACAACAACGAAACCGTCTCCGACCCGCGCTACCTCGACCTCGTGACCCGCGGAGTCCTGTGGGTCACCGGTCATCTGAACGAAGACGGAACCCCAGCGGCAGGTTACGGCCCGGGTGGGAAATAA